A window of Marinobacter sp. es.042 genomic DNA:
GCAATGGGCGGTTCTTGGCGCACTGTCGCGAGAAGGCTTCGAAGGCGGCACCTCATTCAATCAACTGAAAGAGTACCTCTACGTCAGTCGACAAAACCTCGACGGAGTGCTCAAACGAATGGAACGGGACGGGCATGTCATTCGGATACCGGACCCCCAGGATCGCCGAGCCAGACTGGTCGTTCTGACCGAGTCTGGTCGGCTTTTCTGGGGCCGGCTGCAAGACTCGATTGCCGAGTTCTACAGACAGGCCATGCAGGGGATGAGCTTTGATGATGGTGTCAGCCTGCTTCACCTTCTGAAAAAGCTTCAGCATGAGCTTATTGACGTTTCGCTAGGCCCCACCATTCCAGAAGACGGTGGCACTGAGAATCTCAGCGCCAAGTAACGCCTTACTCGGCCAGCATTACAACCCCCAATCAATTACCACGATAGGTAGAGTAACCGTAGGGGCTCAAGAGCAGCGGAACGTGATAGTGCTCAAGCGCGCCGTCCATGGTAAACACCACCGGGATCTCCGGGAAGAACGAGGCCGTGTCCTGCGTCTCGAACCAGTCGCCGGTTTCAAACACAACGCGATAGGTTCCTTCTACGAGATCCTCGCCTTCCGGATAAAGCGCGCTGATTCGGCCTTGCTCGTTGGTGACCGCCTCACTCAGCTCAACCCATTTGCCGTCCTCATGCCGCTCAAGCGTCACCGCAACATCCGGCGATGGCAGGCCATTCTGAATGTTCAATACATGAACGCTCAGCGGATTCCCGGCAGCCAAAGCTGAGCCGGAAGCGGAGGCGAGGAAAAGACCGGTCACAAGTGCTTTCTTCAGGTTCATTATCAATACTCCTAAGTCATTTAGTTTTTCAGGGTTTCAAGTGCGGTTATCGCACAGCCTTCATCGATAGCGGATCCGCCGGCACCGGCAACGCCAATAGCACCGATCACCTCGCCGCCAACCTGCACGGGTACTCCGCCACCCAGCAGCAACAGATCATCGACTGTGTTCAGGTTTTCAGATTCGGGATTATTTCTGGCGATACCGGACAGCTCCCGGCTGGCGGTTTTGGTCGACAGAGACGTGAACGCCTTCTTCTGGGCAGCCGCGGTGTTGTGTGGACCAATGTTGTCATCCCGCTGCAGCGCCACCAGTCGTCCGCCTCGGTCAACGACAGCAACTACTGCAGACCGACCGTCGGCATGGCACGCCTGCAACGTAGCGTCTACAAGCTGATTGGCCAGCGCCAGTGACATGTTCTTTTGATGCAGTGGTTCGGCGTTTGCGAATGCTCCGCCAGAAGCGAGCATCAAGCCGATGACTGCGCCGGAAAACCAGGATCTCTTATGCATTGCGTCACTCCGTTACCTCGTAAATGTGGGGCCAGAATGACAGTCGGACAGGAACAGAACGTTTGCGCTTTTATTACCAATCGGTAACTGAAAACTGGTCAGAATTTCCGCAATCTTTCGGCTCGTTTGCCACCGATATTTATGCCGTTGAAAGGGGTGAGGATGCGCATTCTTGTTGTCGAGGATGAAATAAAAGCGGCGGAGTATCTTCGCAAGGGCCTCACCGAATCAGGCTTCCTGGTGGAGGTCGCCAATGACGGCCTCGATGCAAAGCATCTGGTTAAGGAAGAAACCTTTGATCTGGTTATTCTGGACATCATGTTGCCGCAATTGAACGGCTGGCAATTGCTGGACGTTCTCAGGGCAAAATCCGACACGCCGGTTCTGTTCCTTACTGCGCGCGATTCAGTGGAAGACCGCGTTCGAGGACTCGAGTCCGGAGGTGATGACTATCTGGTGAAACCTTTCTCCTACGCGGAACTTCTGGCAAGAGTCCGGTCCCTCCTCAGGCGAGGCTCAACGGTGAAAGAGTTGGACAGCTTCTCCGTGGCTGACCTCGAATTCGACGCCAAGCGACGGAAAGTCACGCGCGACGGGCAGCCAATAGCGCTAACAGGTCGAGAATTTGCCCTGATGCAGCTCTTGCTCAACCATCAGGGCGAGATTTTATCCCGGGCCGATATCGCGACTCAGATCTGGGACATGAATTTCGACAGCGACACCAAGGTGGTGGACGTTGCGATTCGGCGATTGCGCGCAAAGATCGACGACGGTTTCCCGGTCAAACTGATAAAAACCGTCAGGGGTATGGGGTATGTCCTGGAGCCGGAGCCAGAAGCATGATCCGCTTATCCATCGCCCAACGTTTGGCACTGATGTTCGCTCTGATCAGCCTGTTAACCCTGGGCACGATCGGCGTGTTGCTCTATTCCTCTCTGGAGCGCGAACTTGCCTGGCGGGATGATCAAACGCTGGAGGGCCGACTGGAGCGCATGGAAAACCTGCTCGTCAATGCCGGAACAGTCTCGGAGTTACGAACCCAGCCTCAGCTCTATGCCAACATGCTGGGCAACACAGACAACGTTCTGTGGGTGCTTAACGAAAACCGGGAAGTTCTCATCGAAATCAACCCTCCCAACCTGCCGATTCCCCCGGTGGCCACAGGCTCTTCGATTGAGTTTACAAATGGCGCGACTCCGGTCGACTACCGTTTAGCCGGCTACAGGGCAGACATTGGCGGACAAAGCCTCACCCTCATTGCGGGCAAGACGCTCACCGAGCGAAACAGAATGCTGGCGGGCTACCGCTCAACCCTGTGGTGGGCGCTCATCATCGGTGCGGTTATCAGTGGCAGCGTTAGCTGGCTTGTCAGCCGATGGGGATTGGGCCCGGTCCGCCAGCTGTCGAAAAATGTGGAAAGCATTCGCACGAACAACCTGGACACACGTCTCCAGCCATTGGACCAGTACCCTGAGCTGAGCCAGTTAACTAGTCGACTGAACGAAATGATTGCTCGATTGGAAGCGGGTTTTACGCAATTGGCGCGTTTTTCAGAGGATCTCGCTCATGAGATGCGGACGCCTCTGAACAACCTGTTGGGCCAGACCCAACAATGCTTATCCAAGCCACGAGAGTCTGCTGACTATGAAGCATTGCTTCTGTCCAACCTTGAGGAATATGAGCGACTCTCGAGAATGATCAACAGCATGTTGTTTCTCGCCCGAGCAGAGAAAAACGGCACGGAGACTGGGTTTGAAACGGTTTCCATTCATTCGTTGGTTGAGCGTTTATTCGATTATTTCTCCGACATTGCTGAAGACAATCGAATCTCGCTAATCAATAAAACGGAGGGCACGCTCAATGCCTCCCCGGACCTTCTGCAACGAGCTCTGGCTAATCTGGTCGATAACGCTTTAAACCATACCGCCGACAACGGGACCATCATCGTTTCAACCCATCATGATAAAGGCGTCAGCCAGATAACCGTTTTTAACAGCGGAGAGCACATCAGTGAAAAACACCTGGATCGTGTTTTTGACCGTTTCTATCGATGCGATCCGGCCAGGCAAAATGCCTCACAAACCGGTGGTCTGGGGTTGGCAATCGTTGACTCAATCATGAAAGGGCACGGTGGCCACCCCGAGATTCGGAATGTCCCGAGTGGCGTGGAAGTAACAATGACGTTCCCTCGCCTTCATCACGGATAGATCAAGCCATTCTCAGAATGGTTCTTTAGAAACCGTCTTCACCTTGACCCCCTCCCCTTTTCTTCTTTTAAGCATCGTTTTTTTCGATGTATATATATCAATATTAGCGATTTTTTAGCTTGCTCCATTCGACTAAAGTCTTACGCCCTTTCTGACCAACCAAGAGCAAAGGGCCATGACAGCGATAAAAACCGATGTGCTGCTCATCGGTGGCGGCATTATGAGCACCACCCTGGCAACGCTTATAACAGAGCTCGACAGCAGTCGTTCCCTGACCATTATTGAGCAGTCCGAGCAGCTCGGGCAGGAAAGCTCGGATGCATGGAACAACGCCGGCACAGGCCACGCCGGTTACTGCGAATTGAATTACACGCCACAAGCGCCCGATGGGACCGTCTCAGCCGAGAGAGCACTGGACATCAACGAGCGGTTCGAAGTCTCTCTCCAGTTCTGGGGGTCACTTGCCCACAAAAACGTGCTGCCCTCGCCGGAATCGTTCATCCGAAAAGTGCCACACCTGAGCTGGGTCAAAGGCAAGGTCGGTCGCGAATTTCTTGCCAACCGACAAAGCGTCATGGTCAGGAGTTCACTGTTTGAGGGCATGGAGTTTTCCGATGATCAAGACACGCTCGAGCGTTGGCTGCCTCTTATCACCCGAAGTCGCACCGATAATGAGGTTATGTCCGCCACCCGCGTAGATCACGGCAGTGACGTCGATTTCGGCGCCCTCACGCGCAGTTTCGGTAGTTTTCTGAGGGGCCAACCGCAGGTCTCGACCATGCTCCAAACACGGGTAGTCAGCCTGAAAAAGCAGGGTGATCGCTGGTCAGTAACGGTCAGAAACAGCATCACCGGTGAGCTCAAGGACATTGACGCGGGCTTTGTTTTCGTCGGCGCGGGCGGCGCAAGCCTGCCGTTGTTGCAAAAGGCCGGCGTCGAGGAAGCCAAAGGCTATGGCGGCTTTCCGGTCTCGGGTATCTGGCTTGCCTGTCACAACGAGGCACTGGCACTGGCGCATAGCGCCAAGGTCTACAGTCAGGCTGAGGTAGGCGCCCCACCCATGTCGGTGCCCCATCTCGATACCCGCTACATCGACGGCAAGCCAGCGTTGCTGTTCGGTCCCTTCGCCGGCTTCACCACCCGATTTCTGAAAGCTGGAAGCCTATTTGACCTGATTCGAAGCGTGCGCCCGGACAACCTATCCAACCTGATGCACGTGGCAGCTACGCAATGGCCCCTTACCCGCTATCTGATAAAAGAAACCTTGAGTTCGCGCGCCGATCGATTGTCCCACCTCGCCGCTTTTATGCCCGCCGCCGATCACAGCGAGTGGCGCCTGCGGCGGGCTGGTCAGCGGGTTCAGATCATCAAGACCGGCGCCAACGGAAAGGGTGCGCTGGAGTTTGGCACCGAGGTACTGACCACGGCCGATGGTTCCCTGGCTGCGCTTCTCGGTGCATCGCCGGGCGCTTCCACCGGCGTCTCCGCGATGCTGACTGTCATTGAACGGTGTCTCCCGGAACTGACCCAGGGCCACCATCGCCAGATTCTTCAGTCACTGATCCCCAGTTACGGACACTCCCTGAAGGACGATCCGCAACTATTGAGAAACGTTCGCGCTTTCACACACCCCACACTGGGACTTATGGGCCCGATGTCCTCCTCACTTTCAACACGGAGCGAAAACCATGCTGATAGGAATACCGACAGAGACAAGAGCCGACGAGAACCGGGTCGCGATCATACCGGCCGGCGTGCCGGAGTTGCTTGAGGCAGGCTACGAAGTCATCGTTGAGCAGGGCGCCGGGCTGGCCGCTCACTTCACCGACGAGGAATACCGCAGCAGCGGGGCCATTATTGCCGACAATGCCGAATCGCTCTACCGGCAGGCCGATATTCTGGTCAAGGTGCAGCCACCCAGTGAGACCGAGGCCTCAAGCCTTAAAGCTGAGTCCACGCTGATCTGTATACTCGAGCCCTGGGACAACAAAACGCTACTGGAAAGACTGGCAGAGCGTTCAATTCAAGCGTTTGCGCTGGACCTGGTTCCACGCACTACCCGCGCGCAATCCATGGACGTTCTCAGCGCCATGGCAGGCATCAGTGGCTATCGGTCCGTGTTGCGCGGCGCCATGTCTTTGCCACGCTACTTTCCGATGCTGATGACGGCCGCCGGCACTATCCACCCGGCAAGGGTCCTCGTCATCGGCGCCGGTGTTGCTGGCCTGATGGCCATTGCAACGGCGCGCCGACTTGGCGCCGTGGTCGAGGCCTATGATCTCCGCCCGGAAGTCAAAGAACAAGTGGAAAGCCTGGGCGCGGACTTTATCGAGATTGAGGTTCCGGAGACCGATGCCTCCGGCGACAACGGTTATGCCACAGCGCAGTCCGAGGCTTTCTACCATGCCCAGCGGGAACAGCTCGGTGACTGCGTTGCGCGGGCCGACCTTGTTATCACCACCGCGGCCGTTCCTGGCAAGCCGGCGCCGAAGCTGATCGACAAAGCGATGATCCATCGCATGAAACGTGGCTCGGTCATCGTTGATCTCGCCGCCGCCCGCGGCGGTAACGTTGAAGGCACCGTGCTGAACGAAAAGGTTGATGTGGATGGTGTCACCCTTGTCGGGCATGTCAACCACCCTTCCCGGGTCCCGGTGCACGCTTCCCAATTGCTGAATCGCAATATCATCAACTTCATCAAAAACATGACAGAAGAGGGGCGTCTGGTGCCCAGACAGGAGGATGACATCGTTTCAGCCACGATGGTCACCTGCGAGGGTCAGGTTTATTTCGGGCAGGACAAGAGCGCGCCTGCGCCCGCAAAAGCATCACCAGAAACAGAAGAGGACGTTGCCTGATGGAAATGCTGGTATTGAGTTTCACCATTTTTGTTCTGGCGCTTTTTGTTGGCGTGGAACTGATCAACAAAGTCCCACCCACCCTGCACACGCCGTTAATGAGCGGCACCAACGCGATCTCAGGCATTGTGATTGTAGGCGCGATTGTCAGCGCCGGCACCAATCACCTGTCACCGACGCTCGCCAGCGTTCTCGGATTCATCGCAGTGACGCTCGCCAGTATCAACATCGTGGCCGGCTTCATGGTCACAGACCGTATGCTCAACATGTTCAAGCGTAAGGGTTAATCATGTTTGCTCTTGTCAATCTTTCCTATCTCACAGCCGCGGTGCTCTTCATTCTGGGCATCAAGGGCATGACCAAGCCGAAAACCGCTGTCCGCGGAAACCAGATTGCCGCGATCGGGATGCTCATCGCCGTGGTTGCGGCCCTGCTGCACCACCAGATTGTCGGCTTCACAACCATCATTGCGGGCATGGTGATTGGCGGTTCTATCGGTGCCTGGCTTGCCCGGAAAACCGCCATGACCTCCATGCCGGAGCTGGTGGCGAGTCTCAACGGTATCGGCGGTGGTGCCTCTCTCGCGGTTGCTGCCAGCACCTGGCTGACGGCTCTCGGAACGCAGAGCGCCGGGGCGACGCAGGCCAGCACAGCCTGGACACTGGCCATCGTGTTCTCCATCGCCATTGGCGCGGTAACGCTGACCGGCTCTGTGGTGGCGGTTCTGAAACTGAAGGGCAACGTGGGCGATAGCCGTCGCGCCCGCCAGTGGCAGGCTGTCGCGTTGCTGAGCCTTGTCGGCGTCATTACCTGCGGGGTGCTGTTCTTTAATGATAGCCAGGCACCGCAACTGATGTTGCTGGTTCTGGTTGGGCTCTGCCTGTTGCTGGGTGTTGGGCTTGTGCAGCCAATTGGCGGTGCAGACATGCCCGTAGTCGTCGCACTATTGAACGCCTACTCCGGCCTCGCCGGCGCCTCCACCGGCTTTGTACTGGAAAATCAGGGCCTGATCATCACCGGCTCGCTGGTAGGAGCATCCGGTCTGATCCTCACCGCCGTGATGTGCAAAGCCATGAACCGGTCGCTGCCCAATGTGCTGTTTGGAGGTGCCTTTGGACAAAGCGCGGGCACGCAGTCTGCAACCAATGACGACGAGTTCTATGCTGGTAAAGTGAAGTACGCAACACCGGATGACCTGGCAATGCTGCTGGACGGCGCGCGTAATGTAGTGATGGTGCCAGGCTATGGCCTCGCCGTCGCTCAGGCTCAGCACGCCGTCAAAGAACTGGCGAACCAGCTGGAATCCCGCGGTGCAAGGGTGAATTACGCCATCCATCCGGTCGCAGGTCGTATGCCGGGGCACATGAACGTTCTCCTCGCAGAAGCTGAAATTTCCTATGACCAGTTAAAGGATATGGACAGCATCAACCCGGAACTGCCCCAGGCTGACGTTGCCATTGTTCTAGGTGCCAACGACGTGGTGAATCCGGCTGCTGCGGAAGAACCCAGCTCTCCGATTTACGGCATGCCCATTCTCGACGTACATAAAGCGAAAACCGTAATTGTGGTAAAGCGAAGCCTTTCACCCGGT
This region includes:
- a CDS encoding MarR family winged helix-turn-helix transcriptional regulator; this encodes MIVNESGGIPNRLFFRLFQTGNILQRQVQNEMGISAVQWAVLGALSREGFEGGTSFNQLKEYLYVSRQNLDGVLKRMERDGHVIRIPDPQDRRARLVVLTESGRLFWGRLQDSIAEFYRQAMQGMSFDDGVSLLHLLKKLQHELIDVSLGPTIPEDGGTENLSAK
- the uraH gene encoding hydroxyisourate hydrolase — encoded protein: MNLKKALVTGLFLASASGSALAAGNPLSVHVLNIQNGLPSPDVAVTLERHEDGKWVELSEAVTNEQGRISALYPEGEDLVEGTYRVVFETGDWFETQDTASFFPEIPVVFTMDGALEHYHVPLLLSPYGYSTYRGN
- a CDS encoding GlcG/HbpS family heme-binding protein, giving the protein MLASGGAFANAEPLHQKNMSLALANQLVDATLQACHADGRSAVVAVVDRGGRLVALQRDDNIGPHNTAAAQKKAFTSLSTKTASRELSGIARNNPESENLNTVDDLLLLGGGVPVQVGGEVIGAIGVAGAGGSAIDEGCAITALETLKN
- a CDS encoding heavy metal response regulator transcription factor encodes the protein MRILVVEDEIKAAEYLRKGLTESGFLVEVANDGLDAKHLVKEETFDLVILDIMLPQLNGWQLLDVLRAKSDTPVLFLTARDSVEDRVRGLESGGDDYLVKPFSYAELLARVRSLLRRGSTVKELDSFSVADLEFDAKRRKVTRDGQPIALTGREFALMQLLLNHQGEILSRADIATQIWDMNFDSDTKVVDVAIRRLRAKIDDGFPVKLIKTVRGMGYVLEPEPEA
- a CDS encoding heavy metal sensor histidine kinase, yielding MIRLSIAQRLALMFALISLLTLGTIGVLLYSSLERELAWRDDQTLEGRLERMENLLVNAGTVSELRTQPQLYANMLGNTDNVLWVLNENREVLIEINPPNLPIPPVATGSSIEFTNGATPVDYRLAGYRADIGGQSLTLIAGKTLTERNRMLAGYRSTLWWALIIGAVISGSVSWLVSRWGLGPVRQLSKNVESIRTNNLDTRLQPLDQYPELSQLTSRLNEMIARLEAGFTQLARFSEDLAHEMRTPLNNLLGQTQQCLSKPRESADYEALLLSNLEEYERLSRMINSMLFLARAEKNGTETGFETVSIHSLVERLFDYFSDIAEDNRISLINKTEGTLNASPDLLQRALANLVDNALNHTADNGTIIVSTHHDKGVSQITVFNSGEHISEKHLDRVFDRFYRCDPARQNASQTGGLGLAIVDSIMKGHGGHPEIRNVPSGVEVTMTFPRLHHG
- the mqo gene encoding malate dehydrogenase (quinone) translates to MTAIKTDVLLIGGGIMSTTLATLITELDSSRSLTIIEQSEQLGQESSDAWNNAGTGHAGYCELNYTPQAPDGTVSAERALDINERFEVSLQFWGSLAHKNVLPSPESFIRKVPHLSWVKGKVGREFLANRQSVMVRSSLFEGMEFSDDQDTLERWLPLITRSRTDNEVMSATRVDHGSDVDFGALTRSFGSFLRGQPQVSTMLQTRVVSLKKQGDRWSVTVRNSITGELKDIDAGFVFVGAGGASLPLLQKAGVEEAKGYGGFPVSGIWLACHNEALALAHSAKVYSQAEVGAPPMSVPHLDTRYIDGKPALLFGPFAGFTTRFLKAGSLFDLIRSVRPDNLSNLMHVAATQWPLTRYLIKETLSSRADRLSHLAAFMPAADHSEWRLRRAGQRVQIIKTGANGKGALEFGTEVLTTADGSLAALLGASPGASTGVSAMLTVIERCLPELTQGHHRQILQSLIPSYGHSLKDDPQLLRNVRAFTHPTLGLMGPMSSSLSTRSENHADRNTDRDKSRREPGRDHTGRRAGVA
- a CDS encoding Re/Si-specific NAD(P)(+) transhydrogenase subunit alpha, which codes for MLIGIPTETRADENRVAIIPAGVPELLEAGYEVIVEQGAGLAAHFTDEEYRSSGAIIADNAESLYRQADILVKVQPPSETEASSLKAESTLICILEPWDNKTLLERLAERSIQAFALDLVPRTTRAQSMDVLSAMAGISGYRSVLRGAMSLPRYFPMLMTAAGTIHPARVLVIGAGVAGLMAIATARRLGAVVEAYDLRPEVKEQVESLGADFIEIEVPETDASGDNGYATAQSEAFYHAQREQLGDCVARADLVITTAAVPGKPAPKLIDKAMIHRMKRGSVIVDLAAARGGNVEGTVLNEKVDVDGVTLVGHVNHPSRVPVHASQLLNRNIINFIKNMTEEGRLVPRQEDDIVSATMVTCEGQVYFGQDKSAPAPAKASPETEEDVA
- a CDS encoding NAD(P) transhydrogenase subunit alpha; translated protein: MEMLVLSFTIFVLALFVGVELINKVPPTLHTPLMSGTNAISGIVIVGAIVSAGTNHLSPTLASVLGFIAVTLASINIVAGFMVTDRMLNMFKRKG
- a CDS encoding NAD(P)(+) transhydrogenase (Re/Si-specific) subunit beta, with protein sequence MFALVNLSYLTAAVLFILGIKGMTKPKTAVRGNQIAAIGMLIAVVAALLHHQIVGFTTIIAGMVIGGSIGAWLARKTAMTSMPELVASLNGIGGGASLAVAASTWLTALGTQSAGATQASTAWTLAIVFSIAIGAVTLTGSVVAVLKLKGNVGDSRRARQWQAVALLSLVGVITCGVLFFNDSQAPQLMLLVLVGLCLLLGVGLVQPIGGADMPVVVALLNAYSGLAGASTGFVLENQGLIITGSLVGASGLILTAVMCKAMNRSLPNVLFGGAFGQSAGTQSATNDDEFYAGKVKYATPDDLAMLLDGARNVVMVPGYGLAVAQAQHAVKELANQLESRGARVNYAIHPVAGRMPGHMNVLLAEAEISYDQLKDMDSINPELPQADVAIVLGANDVVNPAAAEEPSSPIYGMPILDVHKAKTVIVVKRSLSPGFAGIPNSLFIRDNSLMVKGDAKDVLQATTSAIKEL